A genomic region of Candidatus Krumholzibacteriota bacterium contains the following coding sequences:
- a CDS encoding glycosyltransferase, translating to MRIVFLGDGSLNHIRRWAGYFHERGHEVLLLSFEDISGCLFPSLRLPKYLPTKLAGYLSAFPTVRRILKNFKPDLVNALYAGGYGFLASISSDAPLVVSTLGSDLLIDYPSSPVHRYQIRRALRGAALVTTDAENLSAAAIEAGVSSEKILKIFFGIEEDIFFPPAPSGTAMTREAGRVNIITTRNLYSVYNIDLLVDSAPMILKKTDALFTICGEGPLRNNLEEKVSRMGLNERFIFRGRLSPEEIAGELRNANIYVSTSLSDSTSVSLLEAMACGAIPVVTDIVANREWIENGKNGFLVPVDSPEALAEAVVESTRDSDRIDIFRKKNISIIKKKGLWAPNMRVLEERFLSMLGQV from the coding sequence ATGCGGATAGTCTTTCTCGGAGATGGATCGCTTAACCACATAAGGAGATGGGCAGGATATTTTCACGAGAGAGGCCACGAAGTACTTCTTTTGTCCTTCGAGGATATTTCCGGCTGCCTTTTCCCGTCCCTGCGTCTTCCGAAATATCTTCCCACGAAGCTGGCCGGTTATCTTTCCGCATTTCCCACGGTAAGGAGGATACTTAAAAATTTCAAACCCGACCTGGTCAATGCTCTTTACGCCGGTGGATACGGATTTCTCGCCAGTATCAGCAGCGATGCCCCTCTTGTCGTATCAACCCTTGGCTCGGATCTTCTCATAGATTACCCATCGAGCCCTGTCCACAGATACCAGATCCGGCGAGCCCTTCGCGGTGCTGCTCTCGTCACTACCGACGCCGAAAATCTTTCCGCCGCGGCGATCGAAGCGGGGGTCTCATCGGAAAAAATATTAAAGATCTTTTTCGGAATCGAAGAAGATATATTCTTCCCTCCCGCTCCGAGCGGTACTGCGATGACCAGGGAAGCGGGCCGAGTGAATATCATCACGACACGCAACCTTTACTCTGTATATAATATCGACCTTCTGGTCGATTCGGCTCCGATGATCCTCAAAAAAACTGACGCTCTCTTTACGATATGCGGCGAAGGACCGCTGAGAAATAACCTGGAAGAAAAAGTCTCCCGCATGGGGTTGAATGAACGATTTATCTTCCGGGGACGGCTTTCTCCGGAGGAGATCGCCGGTGAGCTGAGAAATGCGAATATATATGTCTCGACCTCTCTTTCCGATTCAACGTCGGTATCGCTGCTTGAAGCGATGGCATGCGGCGCGATACCTGTAGTAACAGACATAGTCGCGAACAGGGAATGGATCGAAAACGGAAAAAACGGTTTTCTCGTTCCCGTCGATTCGCCGGAGGCTCTTGCTGAAGCGGTGGTTGAAAGCACAAGAGACTCTGATCGGATCGATATTTTCAGAAAGAAAAATATATCGATTATAAAAAAGAAGGGGTTGTGGGCTCCCAACATGAGAGTGCTTGAAGAAAGATTTTTATCAATGCTCGGACAGGTTTGA